Genomic window (Marmota flaviventris isolate mMarFla1 chromosome X, mMarFla1.hap1, whole genome shotgun sequence):
atatttaaattttaaatattttaaaatattaacaagttATGAGGTTGCTCTAATTTTCCTCaggaaaatcaacaaaatcagaAGTCAAATGCAATGTTTTAACGAAAACTTAGCCAGGATGTGTATCAAAAGTAATGCATAGTTCCTTTCTTTCTATAAGAGAGTTCATAAACTTAACCAACAATATCAATGGCAAACTTGTAtgtaaaagaaagcaaatatgtGTGTGAAACATCAAGAGTTCAGACAAAATCTTTTCTCAGCATGTGACATactttttcagttctttctgCAACATTCCTCCAGGTGTAGAAAGTCTTTACTATGTTATGGATATTTTCTGGAGCTGGCAATGCCCCCGACTTCTGTTGTAAAATAGCTTTCTCCAATCCTTTGCACAAAGATTTTACTGAAGGCTCACACAAAATAATAAGATCTTCTGGAAGCACCTCAGGAATTCCaccaaccctggtacttacaaccttgaaaagaaaaaaaggaatacatgGTCCACTATAATCAGACCTCGgggaaatcaacaaaatcaacttaaaaaattattacagCATGTGTctcagtgtgttttttttttttctttccaaaatatgaACACAGAAATCCCAACAATACAAGCCCTGAAAGCTTTTTACCTGTAAACCACAACTTGCTGCTTCCACGATCGCCATGCAGAATGCTTCGGTAAGGGAcgtattaagaaaaatatgtccTTGAACTAAGACATTTCTAACATCCTTGTGTTCTAACGCTCCCAAAAGACGCaccctgattttttaaatgagaggggaagaaagaagggagtgAAAAATCATGccacaaaagaaatttaatttctaagcTAAGTTAGCTATTTATATTATACTTAGATTCTTTTATTGTAATGTTTACCACCTCTAAGAACCAGTATCATCAAATAATGATCTAAAAGAAAGCCTTATAAAGCTGTTGAGTTACAACTCATATAActaacatatttcaaacttttGTTACGTATACCAAATTTCATCTTCTCCAAAACTAACTTGCatttagtaaaaatattaatacactTTGGTGACTGAATATTAAAGTCTCATTTCTAACAGGAAAATGGCCTTTTCAAAATTGatgtttcaggggctggggatatagctcagttggtagggtgcttgccttgcatgcacaaggccttgggttcaattcccagcacgccccccccccccaaaaaaaattgatgtttcatacatacacattttgTGTATTATCAGTTACTGAAGAAAATACCTGTCTGAACCTATGTGTGCAGAGCAATTTACATGATTTGGgccatgttatttttttccattgctggggactgaacccagggccttgtgcatgctaggcaagtgctctaccaaggagctacatgcccagccagTGCCATGTTATTTAAATCACAACAAAATATGGCTCAgaaatctataaatatttccaaagtggttacttttgtgtgtgggtgtgtgcctTCCACAGTGCCTCCAACAACTGTCCCCCAAAGTCACATAATATTGGactaatagagaaaataaaactgaattctCATTTTATCACTTtatgtaaattcttttaaaaacaggaCTTATACTACATTTTTATATCAACTACACACAGGAGAAGCAGCACATCTAAAACAGACATCTAGTCAAAACCAAAATGGATAGCTGATATCTTCTCACCCACGACACTATGGAAGCCATCAGTACCTGTCATGTAGCTGGTATCTTTCTCGTACTTCTTCCAAAATGATTCTCTTTGGTCCCTCTCCTCcaattatgaaatttaaatctGGATATTTCTGACAGAGTTCAGGTATTATACCACTAAGCAAATCGGttcctgaaaatataaaataaagatgaatgttagagatattaatatttaaactttaaaaatcatcagAACTACTGAGAATTCACTCACTTGGAGAAACCAAATCTCCCAAGACTTGAATGCTTCATAAATTCCTAGGAGTCCCCAAGAGTTGCAATTCTTGAAGACAAAGACCCTGACATTCATTGTTACCTTCCACACACCCAAAATATGGACAATTAATCCTGTTTCAACATACTATTCTTTAAGTTATTTACTTGTCCACGTTAAGTGGTATTTAAGGTGGTTAAAATTTGAGTTAGCTTTCTCCACAGCAGAATGACTAACAGGAGATCTAGGTCTTGCCTCtgctgtatttttgttgttgttgtttttaaccaGTGAGCCCTTTGATCATGGCAGTCTCCTGATCTATTAATTGCAGGGAACTATGTACCTAAAGACCAAGGTCTCTTTCAGCTATAAAATTCTATCAGTCTATAATTCCACTTCCTGCCACAGGAAAGGACTAAGCAACAAAGTCTAATTACTCCCTGCACTTTGCTCAAAACGCAGTTTGTACAAAGGATTTTGTAATGAACCCTACAGTGttaccagaattttaaaaagtccacCCGAACCAGCTATAGCCCACTTTCCCAGAATGGGAGTAAATGAGGGTAGATGGACCTCAACTGTTATATCTTTACAGTCCACAGAACAAAAGAATGCATCttgattccttttaaaaaaatattttctgataatcTGTAACCACAACCTCATGTAATATAAAGTAATAAAGTAAATCATGACCTATAGTCTGAAAAAGTAAGGGGCTATCGAAAGCCATAGCAATGGTGCTACTATTTGGTTATTTACACCCACAAATTGCATTTGTTATGTTCATCTACCCACAAACAGGAAGATCAATTATAAACAGATGCTGGGAGAAATGACACATATAAGGTCATTTTCATTAAGTAATGCAAAGTAGGATTCATTAAAGAAACTCTGCTGGTATTTTCAAAAGAGGATGGCGtatatcaaaaataaattcccatgtattttttctgaattaatgAAGGCTTCTCATTAAAAATCTTAGCTATCTTTGTCTTAAGTCCATTATCAAATCCATCAACTGAATTTCTAGATAAAGCAAAAGGTGGCTAAATAACATTTAGTCTTCTatgattccttcatttcctttcttttctatcttcccCCCCTTTCAAATACAATGTTAAGAGTTCactcttcaaataaaaatagagcaaTAATCATAACTGCtgataatttttaacatttactgaatgcttCCTATGTCAGGCAATGTACTTTAAATGCATTGTCATTTAATCCTGACAATCACTTTTCAAAAAATGAGACCGGTTAATACTATCAGTGCTCTATAATAGTTATCAGAATAAAGGGTTTATTTcctcactacaaaaaaaaaattcatttctggtACCTCTAAGAAGAGTCTAACACAAAGGAACGGACAAAGAGACTTTCAATTGCCATTctcaaaaagacaagaaaaattctCAATTCAAACTTCTTTAAAAGCTCAGTctaacaatattttaaagcatttttctgATCTATCCTAGGATAATGGTGgccaggctgggaggaggggaacAAGAGGCCTTAACTCGAGAAGAGCTGGACTCACATTTATCATGTCTGTTACTTACTGTGTAACCTGGGTGAGTTACTTACCCTCTCTGAGACTGTTTCTTTGTCTGTTACATGCAGATAACATCTACCCTACAGTTGTTGGGAGGGTCAAGTGAGGTACTGTACCATGCAGAGGCTTTATGAACTGCAGAATACAAATGGTAGGTTGTCATTACCACTATAGGAGGAAATGGGGTGTGCCACACACAGAGCACGGGGAAACCCTGCCAGAGAGCAAAACAGGGCTCAGAAGTCAACCAGGAAATCTGGGCAAAGAAAATTTGGACTTAGCCTCTCTTACTTAATCCACTCCAATATGCTTTTGATAGCTGGTACAATAGACATCTCCTGAAGAAATTAATTTGTTAATAAGGAATGGACCATTAATATGACTACTCACTTTTGGATTACAAATGTGGCCATTCCTTCTCAGAATGCCACTATTTGCAGGGTGCCTGGCATATGGAAAGAGTtcgataaatatttgttgagtattaAACAGGAGAAGCTGTACCTTCACTCTGTTGGTGGTTATCTCAGCTGGTCAAAACATCACAATAATGAAGTAAAGGTGATAGGTTTAACCTTTGGATGAGTAGTTAATTTTGCTGACCCTTAATCACATATGCCTCATACTCAGCTACCTCACAAAAGTAtactatttgattaaaaaataaattaagcataTTTTCTAAGTTATAGCAAACACGTCACCAATATCCCAAAAGAGATTCAGAATAAAATACAAGTCCATTCAtatcttcttctttatttttaatttttctggtgctggggattgaacccagagccttgcacatgctaggcaaagtgctctatctgagctacactgagcaacacccccagccgcATTCATATCTTCTCAGATAAAGAATAGAAGCATACTGCTGCCTTGGCCCCAGAAAATATGGTTTAGTTTAAGTTTCTTTTACCAGTCTCCCTTAAGTGGACTTAAGCTTCCCATTCCAAAAGTGAACTATACCAACCAGGGACTATATCTAGGTTTTGGGCCACTCCCTAGTACACTGGTACACTGCTAAGCTTCTTGCTTACCCAAAACCTGCTGCATCTGTTCACAAATCTGTGTAATGCCAGTTGTACTTGTCACTGTACTGGTTAATTTAATTAAGTATCACATAAAATGACAATATAAGTTTCTACGAAAACTAAGCTGAATGGTTGAAAAATCCAATAAAGAAAAGTCATAGAACTAAGTTCTTGTCAGATGAGAATACAAATGTTTAAACCACTGTGTAAAActgaaagcaaattttaaaagtccAGGAGAACATTACTTCATGCACCTTTAGGTTTTCACCCCACTTAAAAGAAGCCCAAAGTAGCAATGGTAGATTGTGCTTTGTGAAGGTGACTGTGCAAGATGAAGCCACTGAAATCAATGTACTAGTACCTGAAGCCAGCAGCTCTACATCAAACTATTCACTATTCAGTGTggttaatattttgaattaagttcaaatatttcaagaaagtaaataaatgattattaGGTTCATAAATAGCATTCGTAACtctctatgtttttatttatttttatttttggtaccagggttcgaacccagaggtgcttaaccactgagccacatccccagccctattattttgagacagggtctcactaagttactagggagctagctaagttgctgaggctggctttgaacctgagatcctcctgcctcagcctctggagctgctgggactacagatgtgcaccattgcacctggctctaTAATGTTTTAATAATCAGACTATTTCAGATTCTGGTAAACGAGTTTCCACAAATGCTTTAGTGGCGTCTATGAGTGctgcactgaagaaaaaaaaaaatccttgatacTCCTGGACATTTATCAAGTACAACCTGGGCTAAGGACTTTATAGGAACCATCAGTGAACTTTCACAAAGTTCCCACCGTTgcttaaacaaatgaaaaaacaaacttagagatgttaaataacttgccctTGATCATACAACAGGGTAGAGTCAGGCTCTGACCTTGGGCCATCGAATCCTCTCTTCTTCACCACTTACCTGCCAATATTATCAATGTTTCATATATGATTAGATCAAATAAGCAAGCTATAAAACAGTAGTGTGCCAAACAGGCCCATTCATATTGAGCATATGAACATAGGCATAAAAAGGACAGTTAATTATAAATCAAAATGTCCATTAGGGTCATCTCTGAATAACACCGATACCCCtgattttagttttcatctttgTGCTTTTCTTAGCTTTTAAAACATCtgcaatgaaaatatattacctTTACAATCAGAAAGAAATGGCCATGTGGTGGGTTGAATCCTTTACTTCTTACCACATGTGCAGggctattttaattttgtaaaagatCTTAGTGATGACACAGCATCAGGttattgtttttatctttcatCAACCATTAAAACATCAAAGGCTGGGGGCAGCATTCATCACCATTCTAAAAATTTCTCTCCTTGGATGTGTAAACCAACATCAGAGCTTTCTTTACTCTGGTTAATGCAGAAGTAATTATAAAAccattaaacaaaatgaaaaaccaaacaatcatcatatatatatacacacacacacacacacacacacacacacaagtattcAACAGCTTTCTATAAGGAAAAAAGACTGCAATGCAAATATAGCTATCATTTCATTACCTTTTCTGTAAACAAGTCTGCTGACAACAACAATAGTTATTACACTATCATGCCTCCTAAATGGGTCTGGAGTGAAGTCAGTAGGATCTACTGCATTAGGAATGACGGACACTATTTCAGGATTCAGTGCTGCTCTTAGTACAGTATTTTCCTTACTAGTATAAGAGACACAAATGATGTGGTTTGTGTCACAAAGAGATACAGTTAGAAGCTTGTTTGTAAGCACCGAGCTGACATCAGCAAATCCAAAAAGGGAATGGTCCGTGAAGACTGTCTGGAGCCCCATTGTCTTGGCGTGGAAGAGAGCATCATGGGCCATGGCAGAAAAAGAACTATGGGAATGGATTATGGTGACTCTCTCCCGAACAAATATGTACCTGAGCAATGGCAGACTGTGAAAGAGGGTCGTGGCTGTAGATTGGTTGTACATGACTTTCAGAGGCAAGTAATAGACTTTGAGGCCATTAGTGAGGTAACGGATGCCTTTTCGATTTCCGTAAGCATGGGTGACAATTATGACCTTGTGCCCTCTTTCAATCAGGCACTGAGAGAGCTGGTAAATATGGCTCTCCACGCCTCCCATGTTTGGGTAGAAAAAGTCAGACACCATGCATATGCTATGGGCACGGGTTCTAGAAGTGGAAAGACTTCCAGGGGTAACCGGGGAGAGTATAGCTGAGGAAGGCTGgccatgcccacctcctccactaCAGGCCATGCTGAGGTGATTTAGGCATCAGTTCTTAAGAGCAACCCAGTTATGTATCCTGTTAcctgaaaaaaagcaaaacagaatctCAGCTTAGAGACACAACACATTCCATATTCCAAATCCTGTTAGAAAGTAGTTTTAATGTTAACATAAATTTGTTAGCTTTTCCCCTAGACATAAAAACAAAGCATATAATGAATTTACTCACTTGACAACATTTACTTGCTTAACGTTTACTAGGTGCCATACAAGAAAACTACATTCTGCAACATCTTGATTTTGCTAgtgtctttattttgctctaaAAGTCATTGCTACtcactcaattcacaatagccaagctatggaaccaacgtaggtgccctacaacagatgaatggataaagaaaatgtgttatatgcacacaatggaatattactcagccttaaagaagaatgaaattatggcatttgttagtaaatggatggagctggagaatattatgctaagcaaaataagtcaatcccaagaacaaagaccaaatgttctctctgatatgtggatgctaacccagaAACAGAGAGGATAGGgaggggaagattagaagttcatggattagacaaagaggaatgaagggaagggagggggatggtaataagaaagacagtagaatgaatcatacataactttcctatccttatatataaatacacaaccagtgtaactccacatcttTATACAatcataagaatgggatcctaattagaattatactccatgtacatatgtcaaaatacactctattgtcatgtatatctaaaaagaacaaataataatttttaaaaagtcattgctATTCATAATTCTAAATGAGTTTGTTACACCACAGTACATAATGGTTTGCAACACCATCAAACCAGTTGTTTTCAataatcacatacacacacatcacatacatacatatatatatacatgtgcatatttTCCTCTACTGTTATCATTTTACCAGCTTCTACTTATTAAATGGCCACTATACAATAGGAACTGTGTGCTAAGAGTTTTCTGCATCTTATTTGTAGCTTCACCAAAACCCTATAAGGtatcaactttattttataaatggaaagtCTAAAGCTTAAGGGAGGTTAAGGAATCTGTCCAAGATCACTCAGCTCCTTAGAGGCAGCATAATGTGTTTCACTGGTGATCCCACCTACACCTTGTATTTGGATCAGGTTTAACTCACAGGACACAAGAGAAGTGGTATGCAAATTTTTGACCTCAGCCTGAAAAAGGCCCTGTGGCTTCCAGTTATGCACTCTTACTACCCTAAACTACCATGCAagaagtttagctattgtgctaCAGAGACATGGAGGAAACAATATGAAGAGAGACGAGCTCTCAGACTACATAGGAGAGAGCCAGAGGCCCAGCCATGCTCATGTTATCTGGACTCATTCTCTCACCAAACTGCTAGCTAAATACAGCCTCCCTGGTGGCCACTGGCAAGACCAGAAATACCATTAGCCATGCCTAGTAGACTACAGAATCATGAAAAACTGCAAAATGGTTGCTATTTTAAAACCACTAAGTTTTAGGGAGAAAGGATGATTAAAACAGCCCAGAATTCAAATCTAATTATTCTGGTCTACTGCCTGGTTTTGTAAGTAAAAAGTTTCATGGGAACATAGACTCACCCATTCATTTATGTGAATGGCTACTTTTGTGCTACAACAGCAGACTATCTACCACAGAGACCATATGACCCacagagcctaaaatatttaccatctggctCTTTACAGAAAGTTTGCTGATTCCTGCTCTAGAGCTTAGCCACTGATTCAATTCATCTCATAAATTTCTGCTGGTATTGGCTCTGTGGTTTATGTTAATATATCTGGAACTAGATAGCACCTTTTCAAATGTCACCTGGAGTTCATGCTGTGGAAAATCCATATTTTCTCCTTCCTTATTCAAGGATGGTGATAATCAAACTGctcccttcatttttttccttaaactttCTTTATGTAGGCCCTTCTTCCCTGAGTGCTCTCCTTTCAATGTGGAGTCTGAAAATAAGGCCAAAGTAAAGACAATCTCCATCTCCAGTCAGTTCCTATATCTAAAGTGAGAAATGTATATCTCAGGGATCCCCTAAAGCCATATCAATGTGAAATGCTCATTCAATATTACTACAGActcttagactttttttttaaatgaatgttccacatcaaacagaaagagagattttatgtatttatttatttatttttgtggtgctggggattgaacccagggccttgtgtatgcaaggcaagcactctaccaactgagctaataTCCCAAGCCCCAGATTCTTAGACTTTTATAGCTAAAGAATCTTAGAGATCTAGTTAAAAATCTTCCTTAGCTTACAAATGAAGATGCCGAGGGCTCCAGAAACCTCAACTATACAATGGGAAGCCATCCTTAATCTGAATTGCAGATTTCACCTGCAAActcagaaaatacaaattaactaTGTGTGCAAAGTCTTAACATCAATTCTCTCCAATAAACtcatctgcattttttaaaatttttttttagttgtagatggacacaatacctttattttatttttatgtgatgttttatttttatgtggtgctgaggattgaacccaacgccttccacatgtgaggcgagcactctaccactgagctacagccccagcccttatctacattttaaatatgctCTCAGAAATACTCCAGCAGTGTCTGCTGAACTGAATTTCTAAGATTCAACATTATCAAATATTGAGATTCCTCAAGTTAACACTTTGAAGTGGTTTAACTAATATTGTGTTACTGTGATTTGTCACTTAAACCTGAACTTCCAGTTCTATTCAGTTTCAAAAGATGAATGATAATGAACAGTGAGTAATGagccaaatgaaattatttaaaattttgtcattgaTCTGAAACGTTCTGAGGATTCTGCCCACCATCAGGACATGAACATTCAATATACAACAGAATCTGAGAATCTTCGAATTTAAAGCTGAAGAGAGGCTTAGAGATAGgatttatttctctctcaaatTACAGATGAGAAGTTGTACAAACACAAGTTGAGCAATTTCTCCAAAGTCTCCACCCAGCCACTTAAACTGGAAAATTCAAGAAGACCTTAAAATTCTCGACATAGCCAACAAGCCCCAAGCAGTCATTAGTAGTGGAGGCTCCTGGGGAGCCTCGGGGAGACCTGGAGGCGGTTGGGGATCAAGGGGAAGGTACTTAACAGATAGCCTGGCTCCACTCCGAGAGGTGGCTAGGGAGCGCTAGGGCCAAGGAGGGAGTGCCCCCGCTCAGTCCGCGACCCGGCGGGGTCAGGCACAGTCTGATTAGGCCCAAAGGGAGGAGGAAAATGGCCAGAATGTGTGCAGGGGT
Coding sequences:
- the Piga gene encoding phosphatidylinositol N-acetylglucosaminyltransferase subunit A isoform X4; the protein is MLSACNRQRNSLREGTDLLSGIIPELCQKYPDLNFIIGGEGPKRIILEEVRERYQLHDRVRLLGALEHKDVRNVLVQGHIFLNTSLTEAFCMAIVEAASCGLQVVSTRVGGIPEVLPEDLIILCEPSVKSLCKGLEKAILQQKSGALPAPENIHNIVKTFYTWRNVAERTEKVYERVAGEAVLPMDKRLDRLISHCGPVTGYIFAFLAVLDYLLLVFLRWMTPDSIIDVAMDATGPSGAWTHQNPDTTQRVENDEVLDTPR
- the Piga gene encoding phosphatidylinositol N-acetylglucosaminyltransferase subunit A isoform X1, producing the protein MACSGGGGHGQPSSAILSPVTPGSLSTSRTRAHSICMVSDFFYPNMGGVESHIYQLSQCLIERGHKVIIVTHAYGNRKGIRYLTNGLKVYYLPLKVMYNQSTATTLFHSLPLLRYIFVRERVTIIHSHSSFSAMAHDALFHAKTMGLQTVFTDHSLFGFADVSSVLTNKLLTVSLCDTNHIICVSYTSKENTVLRAALNPEIVSVIPNAVDPTDFTPDPFRRHDSVITIVVVSRLVYRKGTDLLSGIIPELCQKYPDLNFIIGGEGPKRIILEEVRERYQLHDRVRLLGALEHKDVRNVLVQGHIFLNTSLTEAFCMAIVEAASCGLQVVSTRVGGIPEVLPEDLIILCEPSVKSLCKGLEKAILQQKSGALPAPENIHNIVKTFYTWRNVAERTEKVYERVAGEAVLPMDKRLDRLISHCGPVTGYIFAFLAVLDYLLLVFLRWMTPDSIIDVAMDATGPSGAWTHQNPDTTQRVENDEVLDTPR
- the Piga gene encoding phosphatidylinositol N-acetylglucosaminyltransferase subunit A isoform X5, which gives rise to MACSGGGTDLLSGIIPELCQKYPDLNFIIGGEGPKRIILEEVRERYQLHDRVRLLGALEHKDVRNVLVQGHIFLNTSLTEAFCMAIVEAASCGLQVVSTRVGGIPEVLPEDLIILCEPSVKSLCKGLEKAILQQKSGALPAPENIHNIVKTFYTWRNVAERTEKVYERVAGEAVLPMDKRLDRLISHCGPVTGYIFAFLAVLDYLLLVFLRWMTPDSIIDVAMDATGPSGAWTHQNPDTTQRVENDEVLDTPR
- the Piga gene encoding phosphatidylinositol N-acetylglucosaminyltransferase subunit A isoform X6; this translates as MGLAGTDLLSGIIPELCQKYPDLNFIIGGEGPKRIILEEVRERYQLHDRVRLLGALEHKDVRNVLVQGHIFLNTSLTEAFCMAIVEAASCGLQVVSTRVGGIPEVLPEDLIILCEPSVKSLCKGLEKAILQQKSGALPAPENIHNIVKTFYTWRNVAERTEKVYERVAGEAVLPMDKRLDRLISHCGPVTGYIFAFLAVLDYLLLVFLRWMTPDSIIDVAMDATGPSGAWTHQNPDTTQRVENDEVLDTPR
- the Piga gene encoding phosphatidylinositol N-acetylglucosaminyltransferase subunit A isoform X3 translates to MACSGGGGHGQPSSAILSPVTPGSLSTSRTRAHSICMVSDFFYPNMGGVESHIYQLSQCLIERGHKVIIVTHAYGNRKGIRYLTNGLKVYYLPLKVMYNQSTATTLFHSLPLLRYIFVRERVTIIHSHSSFSAMAHDALFHAKTMGLQTVFTDHSLFGFADVSSVLTNKLLTVSLCDTNHIICVSYTSKENTVLRAALNPEIVSVIPNAVDPTDFTPDPFRRHDSVITIVVVSRLVYRKGTDLLSGIIPELCQKYPDLNFIIGGEGPKRIILEEVRERYQLHDRVRLLGALEHKDVRNVLVQGHIFLNTSLTEAFCMAIVEAASCGLQVVSTRVGGIPEVLPEDLIILCEPSVKSLCKGLEKAILQQKSGALPAPENIHNIVKTFYTWRNVAERTEKLCSTISSLFS
- the Piga gene encoding phosphatidylinositol N-acetylglucosaminyltransferase subunit A isoform X2 — protein: MACSGGGGHGQPSSAILSPVTPGSLSTSRTRAHSICMVSDFFYPNMGGVESHIYQLSQCLIERGHKVIIVTHAYGNRKGIRYLTNGLKVYYLPLKVMYNQSTATTLFHSLPLLRYIFVRERVTIIHSHSSFSAMAHDALFHAKTMGLQTVFTDHSLFGFADVSSVLTNKLLTVSLCDTNHIICVSYTSKENTVLRAALNPEIVSVIPNAVDPTDFTPDPFRRHDSVITIVVVSRLVYRKGTDLLSGIIPELCQKYPDLNFIIGGEGPKRIILEEVRERYQLHDRVRLLGALEHKDVRNVLVQGHIFLNTSLTEAFCMAIVEAASCGLQVVSTRVGGIPEVLPEDLIILCEPSVKSLCKGLEKAILQQKSGALPAPENIHNIVKTFYTWRNVAERTEKVFLLTTSSSCLLSPCNKLSGNNSFIVETTIHFLSI